The genomic stretch TCTCGAGAAGCACCAATATTAACGTACGTACACTCAATAACCAACCATATATACTCTTCAGAAATGAGACAAGACAAACGTTATCATAAAAACTAAATGTCATTAGACTACAATTCAGCTCAACTTAATATATCCCAATTCCCAACAAGCTAGAAACCTGATAAAAATCTACAGAATAAAAGCtcaaaataactaataataagCTGTGAATTTCTTCAATATATAATGGAACAACGGGTCGTTTGCCAAGCCAAAAGATTATCTTTGGTGATCAGTTTAATGGAGATGTAGTACGTGGTGGATGTTGACAGGTGAAGCAACTGTACGTATACGATGAGGATGAAGAAGCTGGTGGAGAGCTTATTTGGTAGCCCGATTCTCATTTGGATCCAACCCACTTGCTCGACCGGCCGTGGAGGGCAACCCAtctttttagatttaaaattgaacAATTAAACAATTTGATGAGATTATGAATTTAAGAGAAAATTACATGTACTCTCAAACTACTACATGATTGAATGATGTACGTCTTCCTAGCTAAAGAGTAATGCTTTTTGTCACCCCTCCCTCTCCTTCCAACTCATGTGCATGCCAAATAGAATATCTCCCTTCCAAACTATAGATGGAGTTAATGTCCCCTaactcaaaccaaaaaaaaattgtcaatatgaCAATATACCTCctttatcattaaaataataataattataataataataataataataataataattctcttgataatttttttaaaaataaaaataaaatggtgacatctggatatatatatatattagaaagtTCCTCGTCAAAAAGGTCATGTGCACTTTTTCATCCAACATAAcataaaatggtaattttatgTATTCAAATGTCATACATGTCAGTTGATGGGGTTAAGTTGAAAACAACAGTTAGTTGAGGGGGCGTAAATATATTTATCCCTTATCTTtaatataaaatgtcttttcaGATAGTTCAAATTCATCTAGCTATTTGTATATAACATGTTTACCATACTTATCTAGCTATTCATCTAGCTATTTGAATGGGTGCattgatataatatattataattatcttGCCAACCGTCCTtacttttttattgaaaataattgcACTCTGATGAgtatacttttttaaaaaagttatatctttaacaaaaatattatcTTAAAACTTTTGCTCTAACCAAAAGCCGCTTTACAATGGAAAATGTTAtacttctaaaaattaaaatggtcaAACAAcacttttttgaataaaattactttaaGAATAAGTCAATTTAAAACTATTAAGCCTTTTGCTCAAACCAAAAGTCACTTCACTTTCATATAAATGAAGTGTTTTAATAAGCCTGAATTATTAGTTTGAACTAAACTTCAAAATAAGAACGTTTGTAAAGTGTGAGAAAAATGATGGTTACAAAACGTGTTAGAAAACATACGTTGTTTATAGTTATTCTCTTTGTTGTGCAAGCCAATGACCTTGTCCCTCCCTCGTTTTGTTCGACTACACCTCCCATCCCGCTTTCTTATTCATATGAAGTTGATGAAGTTGGTGTTAGAGAAATGCGTAAGTGCATTACAGATGTACTTGAAGAATGTGAAAGGGTTAAAACAACATGGCCACTTACCGATTTTGTGTATCAAAAATGTATCCATAAAGGTTACCCTAAATGCTCTCATACTTAAGTTATGGATACGCACGTCGTTTTCAAGATTGCATCTATGAAACTTGCAAGAGAGTAACAAACAGTAAACGCAGACCTTATTATCGTCGATCAACCCAGCGTGTGACATGTTTTTTGAAATGTTATGAAGTGCATCTCAAGGAATTTTCGGATGACACCATTTATATACATATTCCTTGAGTTCCAACTTTTGATATATATGGTAAAGATTTTTTAgctactctctctctttcacacaCATCATGAGTTGAAATTAGTAAACtagttcttttttaattaaaacggATGACTTTGTTTTGTAAAAAGATTGTGTTTTGAAACAAGTTTCTCAACCTTCTGCTCGAAGGATGCGTGAGGGTCCAGGAGCTTGGACCACATAACGTACCCAATCATTTGGGATTAAAGTGGCATTACAACGAGTGAATGGATTAGGAaagtttttaaatgaaaataatgaaTGTATATAGCTTACATTACATATGATAAAACTATAATATTGCATAATATTCATTTCTTCTccttaaattatgatttttatgttttataaaGTTTGATATTCTAACAATGGTGGGAGCTAGGTTCCACATATATAGTATAATTATACCTACTTATTGAGTGTTGACTTACACCGTTATTTCTGAAATTTTCAGATAGTATCAAGGATCAaaagaataaggaaaggaaacACATGGTTTTAGTTGCGGTAAATAGTCAAGTTAGCAATAAGGAATAAGTCACCAACAATTTATGCATTGTCTGGTTATGAAACTATGTTATAGCTATGCTTTAGTTGAATTTCATAACTATATTAAGTTGTAAACGTTATTACTATTATGTTTCGAAGTTTTCAATTAATACTTTatgaagtatttttgtcttgttaAGTTGTATGCTATTCAATGTCTTATCCGCAATAAAGTTGTAAGACCACTTTCTTATCCTTCAGCTATGGTTTCAGATTCAATTAAAGGCTTCGCAGGGTAGGTTCAAGAGCTAAACTTGATGGATACAAGTTCTCAGTTGTCAAATGTGAAAAATCGTCTTCTTTGAGACTCTAGAATAATGTAACGCGTAGGTATTGCATATCTCATTTAACCATCATATTAAGCGGGGGCAGACCCACGACATTCATCATGAGGGGGCGTCCTTCTCCCCACTCCCAAAAGAAAGTTTTTTAAACACTTGTTATTAGAGGCTTTCAATGAAAAGTCTcgccccaaaaattaaagaataatgaTAAACTTAAGGACCTATTTGGGATTAGagaacttaaaaaatatttctagTATTTGAAAAATTgtgtcaaaacaaaaacaaaacagatatatttagtaaataattaaaaaaaaaaaaaaaaaaacatttttttaactttttttactttaaaaatgattaaaacacacttctaacaaaaacttaaaaatgaagcttttgccaaataaaattttttaacctaaaaactctatttctcaagtACAATCTCAATCATACTCTTACTTTCATTTCTTTACGCTCATATTGATATCTTTTAAACCACCGATACAGCAGGGTCTGTAATCTCTATATACTTGCATTATTATAAATGATCAAAGCAGCAAGTTCAATATAAGTTTGCCACCTTCTCATTGTGCACGTAAAAAGACAAGAAGACAAACACCATCTAGCGAAATTACCACGAATTTGAATGAATTGATCGAGCTGTTAACAATGCATCATTTCCTGGGACgaatgaagaaagtttggcGGTGAAGAGAGCGAGATCACACCCGTTGGCAGGAAAAATAATCTACTTGAAAGATGTGGAAACATATCGTCCAGGAATCAgtttaaaaaatgcttttaataagcaacaaaatttatAATCATGAATGAGGCACATGATTTTCTAGTTCCcgtcaaacaaaaatatatagcTCATTATCTTAATACTACTGGAATCTGACAACTTTGCTGTATTCTTCCTACATACTAAGCTCAGGAACTATAGAATATGAAGAAGCAGCATCATTTCACGAAAAACTTGAACTAGGGGGAGCTGCACCAATACCTCCACTGCCACGACCAAAGCCAGGGCGTCCACCAGAACCCTGTAATATCAAGGGGAGCAAATGAAATAATCACTAAGAATATCAACGCTACAAAAACATTTGGTAGGCAATCATGAAAATCTAAAGGTAGAGAAATAAATCTTAAGATGCTAAATATTGTGAGCAATATATGGTGATTAACACCCGGGTAAGATTCATAGTTTTTCAAGAATAATAAACACATTGGCATGATAACTAGAAATATACAACACAAGAATAACAGGAGAAGCACCAATAACATTCGATAACCAGCGNNNNNNNNNNNNNNNNNNNNNNNNNNNNNNNNNNNNNNNNNNNNNNNNNNNNNNNNNNNNNNNNNNNNNNNNNNNNNNNNNNNNNNNNNNNNNNNNNNNNNNNNNNNNNNNNNNNNNNNNNNNNNNNNNNNNNNNNNNNNNNNNNNNNNNNNNNNNNNNNNNNNNNNNNNNNNNNNNNNNNNNNNNNNNNNNNNNNNNNNNNNNNNNNNNNNNNNNNNNNNNNNNNNNNNNNNNNNNNNNNNNNNNNNNNNNNNNNNNNNNNNNNNNNNNNNNNNNNNNNNNNNNNNNNNNNNNNNNNNNNNNNNNNNNNNNNNNNNNNNNNNNNNNNNNNNNNNNNNNNNNNNNNNNNNNNNNNNNNNNNNNNNNNNNNNNNNNNNNNNNNNNNNNNNNNNNNNNNNNNNNNNNNNNNNNNNNNNNNNNNNNNNNNNNNNNNNNNNNNNNNNNNNNNNNNNGATTGAAACTAATATGCTTACAACATTAACTTCATCTAACAACAAAAATGCAGACTAATTACATAGTACACAGATGCATGAAAGCTGCATGCTCAATTGAACACTTCCACCTTGACATTACAAGATCCATTACCAGACTACGCATCATAATAGAATAGTATAATTACCAGTAACAAACAAACCAACTACAACATAAACAAACTGAAGTCTATTCAAAACATCCAGGAAGAGTTGAATTACCCTGTAAGAGGGCTGGAAGTCAGGGGGGGCTCCTCCTTTGTCACCACCAAACTCACCCGGAGGCCCACGTGGACCTCCACGGTACCCATCACGATCACCAAACCTTGAACCTCCCTCAAATCGAGGTGGACCACTAggaaaaaaaacaccacaacaacaacaaataagaACATACGAATAAAGCATTAAACTAACGAGgtccataaaacaaaaatatgcagGATATCTTATAATACCGTGGACGGTCACCAGGTGGGCCTCCAAACGGCCTGCTAGGAGGCTTTGAAGATTTCTTCAAGGTGGCAGGCACGATTTCAGATGGAAGATTGAGATAAGTTCTCAGAAACTCAATTCCATCATTCGTGAGGTACCAGTAATAGTGCATCCATGCGAAAGTCTCACGCACATACCCCTTTGATTTAAAGCTTTGCATTAGCTTAATCACCTGCAGATTCGGGACATCGATCTCTGGGTGTTTTGCAAGATTGAAATCCTTCTTTGCATAGCAGACTCCCTCTGTAGGTAAGAAAATGCATCAAGAGATGCCAAAACAGAAATTCTATactcggtttttttttttaaaaaaaaaagggcaaaaccAGCAACCACACAAgaaatgtaaaacaaaaaattaatgtcAATTACAGCAAGAAAATTATCAGAAACCGCCAAGCAGACCAAATCCAACTATTTAACTTCCATTGTATCTTATCCTCTATGTTGATTTCTTTGAAAAGGAGAAAATATAATTACTCAATCTTTTAACTTTCACACATTTGCTTTCCtagaaagaggaaagaaaagccgtaaaagcaaaaaataaaaaataaaaataatcccCCCCTACCCCAAAAAAAACCATTGAGCGTCAAGCAGTCACTCGGCTTAATTGGTCTATATTTATTTCTCGATGAAAAACCCATATATTGCTCTTTGCCTCTTTAACTTTTCACAACATCCAAATTTGGGCCAAAAGGTTTTCATTTTGCACAATCAAATTAGAAACGATTATCCTCCACTCAATTTACATACCACTGTTCTGTTAATTATAGTCGATttgagatttttctttcttgaagtttttggtttttgattaattatagGAAGTGGCGGGCCGTTTTCACACATTTATGGTTTCAATTCTTAAGCAACTCAGAAAACGGAACAACAACGTTAAACACAGAAGTCCAAATTTTCTAATTTCATCTTCTATTCTTTTACTATCCTCAgttttctcagtaaccaaaatcacataaattgaacaaaaaaaaaaacagattaatttttttattaaaaaaaatgaagcaaatgcAAGCGAGAGAGAGATGGTACCTTGAAAAAGGTACTTGGAGATCTCTCTCCGGTTCTTCTCTGTTATAATCTgaaaattgaacaaaacaaaacattaacacGTTGGACACgcccaacacacacacacgcacacgaagagagagagagagagagagaccatgaTTGGAAGGCGAGGACAATTCAAGCCCTGGTTATTGCGAGAGCAGGAGAGAAAAGAGCGAGAAGTGGAGCACTGAAACCCTAGTGAAATGCCCTAGCCGAAATGGGtgctttttatatataatagtatGGTCTACAGTGGGCCTAACTTATCCGGTGACCTGATAAGCATTTGGGTCCAACCCACTTTCTGGGCCGGGAGAGGAGCCCATCTTTTTAGATTTGGATgcgctaataaaaaaaataaaaaaaaaataaaaaggttaaaaattacatttttatcttaacGCGACACTACTTAAATTAGTCCtcgttcaaataaaaaaataaactaattaacaGTGTCTCATTAACAAAgcaagataaaaatgtgatgtataactttaaaaaataattcttatatttccaaaaaaaaaaaaaaaagaaagaaacttttGAATCCTTAACATTTTAAACTCAGGAGATTctgcaaattataattatgccttgaaaaaaaaaattaaaaaaacaaaagaaagggaATTTTTTGTTAGGCTAGTAATTTGTTTGAAAAGGCTGATAGAATAGaatgattgatttttaaaataatgaaaactcAAGTAATGATTCTTTGTCTTTTTAGAATCTTTGAAATACCCCAAAAAACCCAAggataaaattttttattttcccttaaaattaaataatttgatatgattttgaatcagaaaattaatgatttttatgcatggaaaatactaaaatagtaaattctaaacatttttttttaagaactcaACTTTGGAACAGCTCTAACTTGTAACTTGGCTTATTTGTTGACAGATATGTTAATGTTCACTATTTTTAATGTGATTGATACATTAAAAATCATATCATGTCAACAATTTGGACAGGAAACTAATAGACTGAATTGGTTTTCTAAGTGTTGAAgtgatatttttcaaaatgtccgtttaaagaaaaaaatatttgtttggtaaataaattaaaagcatttttaagggtttaaaaagagtaacttttaacaaaagtttaaaaataaaacttttgtacAAAAAgtctttttgatttaaaaattctatttctcaaactcaatccTAAACAGACTCTTATTTTATCGTCTAGAGTCTACAGTCAGTCTGGAAGCCGTAAAATCTGAACAAGGAGCGAGCCAGTCAAAATCCACGATGTAGCAAGTCGGTCGTATATCAATACGTGGCATACATTTCATGGTAAGTTCATTATAAGCGTAAAATACATTGTCACACTTGATCACATCCAACTGCCATATATGGTGCAGTCCTCTATAGCTGTAGCATCATAATGCTAGAGATTGGGTGGTCCATCCTCTGTACCTCAGCGTCACCACCTTCTCTTACAAGAAAAGTTTTTCACACTTTCTTTGCTCCCAAACGCACATCTCACAACAAAGCCCTAGACATTTGCCTGTCACTTTTGGCGAGAGAATCTTCATAGAAAAACTTCAAAAGTCCGCTTTTGCAGCAGCGATAGTTCGGTCCTCAGTCACTGTACCTTCATACAGACGCTTACAGATTATTATAGAATGTACATTTTAGTCTAAAGGCCTTGATCGTTTGGGTTTTATGAATACACGCACTTAATACGTAACGTTTTTGTAGGTGATTGAAGTTGGTGCAGTTAAGGAACTTAGGCTTTGAGAATAGGAGattaagatttgaagaaaacTCATTTAGATCAAACGTTGAATTTTCCCGAGAAAATGAGCACAGCAAGTGAAAATCGGAGTTCGATTGTACAGAGTGAATCCGATGGAACTGTCGAAGAACTTCACaagtaattattttattatatctttGGATGTTCACTTTTATGCAATATAATATTATAGTTCATTATTATAATTGCAATATGTCTtatcatattttaattattacattatatattttttatgatgcctactgtttggttgctgagagaAATGGGGGAGGAAATGAAATTCTGAGTCTTAAAATCGCCTAGATTATGTAAAATCAATCGTTCATTCTGTGTAATCTGTGCCTCAGAGTACCACTTGCTTAATGTTGGCATGTTCTTGGCGCATTATTACTGTTTCTGTTTAGATGGTGACTTATCTCTTGTTTCAACGATTCAGACAACCAAAAGTTTCATATACAAgagaatttctaatttctttagCCGAGTTGGATACATGCAAACAGTTACCATGTGGGTTGGACCTATCGATTTTACGGTAAGAACATCAATAGTTGCTTGCTAGATTTAGTTTTCGTTGCATTTCTTAATGTTTATGTTTACTACTAGTACGTGGTCCGTGGTCGATTGGATTGTCTTTAATATGGGTTTTGTTTACAAACCAGTGAACATGATGCATCCAATCGTTCATCACAGTCTTCGCGTGGCTCAGGTGCGTGGTTTAAGTTTCATTTTGTCTTGGCAATACGGTTTTGGCATGAGTGGTAAGAATGACTGAATGAGTAAAGCTCCTCATTTTGTCTTGGCAAGTATAAACTTGCATTTTTTTAACAGAAAGATATGACAGTATCCTTACTTGATCGTGAATGTACTTTCCAATTGGGAAAAAGTTCgaccatttttaagtttttcagaTTTAGTAAGTAGTTTAAGTTCTTACCAAACTGTAGTCTTAAATTACGGAACTGTAGCCTTAAGTTAGGAAGGTTGAGTGCAAAGTCCTAAATTGTTCATAAGACTTGtaccaataaaaacacaaaaggacTGAAATTCCAATTGTAATGTCCATGACAAaatgtttgaaattatttatcaattaaTGTCCCTTTGCGCATATCAatgaattgaattatttatcaaaaaaaccaaaaacaaaatgtttccAATGCCTTATAATGAAGTATTCTCTTTAAGAAAGCTTTGCATCTAAAGCAAACCAGTTGACTAAGATATTGTATCAGCGCCTTCATGTTGAACACTGTGCCATTCAGTTTTAGAATAGGCCCATATCTCTTGGAATTCAGTGTTTGTTACAAAATTTGAGCTTGTTTGACTGTTTGATACACTGTGATTTAGTACTTTggtgttcttttctttcttttttttctttctttttttccctgttAATCCTAGAAGGATCTAATCAAAATTGAGCTTCCTAGGATTTTCTCTGGATAATAACCTTGCTGTAGCTACCCTATGGAAGCTAAAAGTTGCAATCAGATTATGTGGCTTCTTGAGCCATTCCTATGATAATTGCGAGTCAAGATGTTATCAAAAACCTATTTTGACCTTGGTTGAAAAGCTAGAATATGCTGAAATCCTAGGAGCTGAAAAGCGCTGTGGAGAGCAACAAAAGTCCCCCCTGTCCATGATTCTCTTGTGCCCTAGCTGAGCCGCTCAAGTTGCAGAAGTTTATTTTCAGTGCGAGTTTAATTACAATTCAGTTAAGAGAACGAACGGTAATTACTGTCTACATTGGTTATAAAAAAAACccctaataaaataaccaaTAGAAGCAACTGGTGCTTTTCCTAGAGTATTTGGATGTATATCTGATACATTACCAAATATGGCTTTCACTGTGTTGTCTTATTGCTTAGTCCTAACATGA from Corylus avellana chromosome ca1, CavTom2PMs-1.0 encodes the following:
- the LOC132163146 gene encoding small ribosomal subunit protein eS10z-like, which translates into the protein MIITEKNRREISKYLFQEGVCYAKKDFNLAKHPEIDVPNLQVIKLMQSFKSKGYVRETFAWMHYYWYLTNDGIEFLRTYLNLPSEIVPATLKKSSKPPSRPFGGPPGDRPRGPPRFEGGSRFGDRDGYRGGPRGPPGEFGGDKGGAPPDFQPSYRGSGGRPGFGRGSGGIGAAPPSSSFS